A DNA window from uncultured Methanoregula sp. contains the following coding sequences:
- the ftsZ gene encoding cell division protein FtsZ, whose product MRSIVEEALTKARDETVSTSQNNEDLDQILAELKTEIAVIGCGGGGSNTISRMMEEGIHGAKLIAINTDAQHLIRTRADQRILVGRQRTRGLGAGSIPQIGEEAALENEQEIRAVVSGCDMVFITVGLGGGTGTGVAPVVAKAAREEGALTIAIVTLPFAAEGAIRMENAEAGLERLRDVADTVIVVPNDRLLEVVPKLPLYAAFKVADEVLMRAVKGITELITMPGLVNLDFADVRTVMERGGVAMIGMGESDSEDKAADSVKKAIRSPLLDVDISGATAALVNVVGGPDMTMEEAEGVVQEVYARVDPNARIIWGAQIDPAMESKMRCLLVVTGVRSPQIYGRNEKLTPKVQKQYEIDFLK is encoded by the coding sequence ATGAGGTCAATTGTTGAAGAGGCACTCACCAAGGCGAGGGACGAAACCGTGTCCACCTCGCAGAATAACGAAGACCTTGACCAGATCCTTGCCGAGCTCAAGACTGAGATCGCAGTGATCGGTTGCGGAGGCGGCGGTTCGAACACCATCTCCCGCATGATGGAGGAAGGCATCCATGGCGCAAAACTCATCGCCATCAATACCGATGCCCAGCACCTGATCCGCACACGGGCGGACCAGCGTATCCTTGTCGGCCGGCAGCGGACCCGGGGTCTCGGGGCCGGCTCGATTCCCCAGATCGGCGAGGAAGCGGCTCTTGAGAATGAACAGGAAATCCGGGCAGTTGTCTCCGGCTGCGACATGGTCTTCATCACGGTCGGCCTTGGCGGCGGCACCGGGACCGGTGTTGCCCCGGTCGTGGCAAAGGCAGCCCGCGAAGAGGGGGCTCTCACGATCGCGATTGTTACCCTGCCGTTCGCTGCGGAAGGTGCCATCCGCATGGAGAACGCAGAGGCGGGGCTCGAACGCCTCCGGGATGTGGCGGACACGGTCATCGTAGTGCCCAATGACCGTCTCCTTGAAGTTGTCCCGAAACTCCCGCTCTATGCCGCGTTCAAGGTGGCCGATGAAGTCCTGATGCGGGCTGTCAAGGGTATCACCGAGCTCATCACGATGCCGGGACTCGTGAACCTCGACTTTGCCGATGTGCGCACGGTCATGGAACGCGGCGGGGTCGCGATGATCGGCATGGGAGAAAGCGACAGCGAAGACAAGGCGGCAGACTCGGTCAAGAAGGCCATCCGCTCCCCGCTTCTCGACGTTGACATCAGCGGTGCAACCGCCGCGCTCGTCAACGTGGTTGGCGGCCCGGACATGACCATGGAAGAGGCAGAAGGCGTTGTCCAGGAAGTCTACGCCCGTGTGGACCCGAATGCGCGTATCATCTGGGGTGCCCAGATCGACCCGGCGATGGAGAGCAAGATGCGCTGCCTGCTGGTTGTCACGGGCGTACGGTCGCCACAAATATATGGTCGTAATGAGAAGCTTACCCCCAAAGTACAGAAACAGTACGAGATTGATTTTCTCAAGTGA
- a CDS encoding aldehyde dehydrogenase family protein, with amino-acid sequence MEPYPILLGGQKKTTAEISHVLFPYTGELYADVCQASTNDLKAAVTAACRGFEQTKQLSSHERAEILFRLADEIDTRAAELAEIMVMEGGKTRKFATSEVSRAALTVRISAEETKRIYGEILPLDLTGDTKGRTGFLRRFPLGPVVGIVPFNFPLNLACHKLAPAIAAGNSVILKPSSSTPVSSLILGDMVLAAGLPPEAISVVPCTGMRAEQLVKDPRVAYLSFTGSCSVGWHLRGIAGRTKIGLELGGNAAVIIHEDANLDYAAQRIATGGFINAGQVCISVQRVLVHRPVYNMMLEKIIAAVKALRVGDPRDPATDVGPMIDRLKAEEAYRKMQDSIKEGARVLLGGTLEECMFAPTVLVDTTPSMRVNREEVFAPVISVVPYDDFTEALRIANSGEFGLQVGIFTQNLNRAMRAFGEMDVGGVIVNDIPTFRTDSMPYGGEKGSGLGREGPRYAIEKMSSLRLMVINREGGME; translated from the coding sequence ATGGAACCCTATCCGATCCTTCTGGGCGGGCAGAAGAAGACAACGGCAGAGATCTCCCATGTGCTGTTCCCGTACACCGGTGAACTGTACGCGGATGTCTGCCAGGCCAGCACTAATGACCTCAAAGCGGCGGTAACTGCCGCATGCCGGGGATTCGAGCAGACAAAGCAGCTCTCTTCCCATGAGCGGGCAGAGATCCTGTTCCGGCTTGCAGACGAGATCGATACGCGGGCAGCGGAGCTTGCCGAGATAATGGTTATGGAAGGTGGCAAGACCCGAAAGTTTGCCACAAGCGAGGTATCCCGTGCTGCACTGACGGTCCGGATATCTGCCGAGGAGACCAAACGGATCTATGGCGAGATCCTGCCGCTCGATCTCACCGGCGATACGAAGGGAAGGACTGGTTTTCTAAGGAGGTTCCCGCTCGGCCCTGTTGTCGGGATCGTACCGTTCAACTTCCCGCTCAACCTGGCCTGCCACAAGCTTGCGCCTGCCATTGCTGCGGGAAACTCAGTTATCCTGAAACCTTCATCATCTACGCCCGTGTCGAGCCTGATCCTCGGGGATATGGTCCTCGCAGCAGGCCTTCCTCCGGAGGCAATCAGTGTTGTTCCGTGCACCGGAATGCGGGCTGAGCAGCTGGTCAAGGATCCCCGGGTGGCGTACCTCTCCTTCACCGGGAGCTGCTCTGTCGGGTGGCACCTGCGCGGGATAGCGGGCAGGACAAAGATCGGTCTGGAACTCGGGGGAAATGCGGCCGTGATCATCCACGAGGATGCAAATCTCGACTATGCCGCACAGAGGATCGCAACCGGTGGGTTCATCAACGCCGGCCAGGTCTGCATCTCGGTCCAGCGGGTGCTGGTGCATCGCCCCGTGTACAACATGATGCTGGAGAAGATCATCGCTGCCGTAAAAGCGCTCCGTGTTGGCGATCCCCGCGATCCGGCAACCGATGTGGGCCCGATGATCGACCGGCTGAAAGCCGAGGAAGCCTACCGGAAGATGCAGGATAGTATCAAGGAGGGGGCCCGGGTCCTCCTCGGTGGCACTCTCGAGGAATGCATGTTTGCCCCGACCGTGCTCGTTGATACAACCCCCTCCATGCGAGTGAACCGGGAGGAAGTCTTTGCGCCGGTCATATCCGTTGTCCCCTACGATGACTTTACCGAAGCCCTTCGTATTGCCAACTCGGGCGAGTTCGGGTTGCAGGTCGGGATCTTCACCCAGAACCTGAACCGGGCCATGCGGGCCTTCGGGGAGATGGATGTCGGGGGAGTTATCGTGAATGACATTCCTACGTTCCGGACCGACTCGATGCCATACGGCGGGGAGAAAGGATCGGGACTCGGCCGGGAAGGGCCCCGGTACGCCATCGAGAAGATGTCATCCCTCCGTCTGATGGTCATCAACCGCGAGGGTGGCATGGAATGA
- a CDS encoding D-aminoacyl-tRNA deacylase: MRIALVSSREDRAGTNIRHHIEDLLKSPSGEWQLPGREYSFYEVDGRLIHAENVDSGLSADLVIFLSRHASVNPVPVLTVHVTGNFGAAELGGSPGTLAPAAPAMMQATLRALARFCPDGYRVSYEVTHHGPTSLTLPSFFVEIGSTEKEWADPVAGRAAAMAVLSADPQHPVPLIGFGGTHYAARETEIALSTRGAFGHIAHTREIAAIEPVIVQEMFVQGGAVAAYIDRKSLSRSELDRLTGILDELQIPRLSESEIASLGSLSWETYRSVREFADRISPGARCYVHGLPDHGTLVHFRLNPVLLAETVKADEPGLIRDLSRLPVVHLSAQNNSLLPDFITCKEHLPGIINDLNTLCVKIIRNKEITATENDHLIISKVRFDPQKAREMGIVPGPFYKQLASGQAVEIDGRTITPDIVSSCSELRIHIPGLEKFS, encoded by the coding sequence ATGAGGATCGCACTGGTCAGTTCCCGCGAGGATCGGGCAGGAACCAATATCCGACACCATATCGAAGATCTGCTGAAATCTCCTTCGGGAGAATGGCAGCTGCCCGGCCGGGAGTACTCTTTTTACGAAGTGGACGGGAGGCTGATCCACGCGGAGAACGTGGACTCCGGCCTCAGTGCCGATCTTGTCATATTCCTCTCCCGGCATGCGAGCGTCAACCCGGTTCCGGTCCTCACCGTTCACGTGACCGGCAACTTCGGGGCAGCGGAGCTGGGGGGCTCACCCGGTACCCTTGCCCCGGCGGCACCAGCCATGATGCAGGCAACCCTCCGGGCCCTGGCCCGCTTCTGCCCGGATGGCTACCGGGTCTCCTATGAAGTGACCCATCACGGGCCGACTTCCCTCACCCTGCCCTCTTTCTTTGTCGAGATCGGGAGCACCGAGAAGGAATGGGCAGATCCGGTTGCCGGGCGGGCTGCTGCCATGGCCGTTCTCTCCGCTGACCCTCAGCACCCTGTCCCGCTCATCGGTTTTGGCGGCACGCATTATGCGGCCCGCGAGACGGAGATTGCCCTCTCAACGCGGGGAGCGTTCGGGCACATTGCCCACACCCGGGAGATCGCTGCAATTGAACCTGTCATTGTGCAGGAAATGTTCGTGCAGGGAGGGGCAGTTGCGGCATACATTGACCGGAAATCCCTTTCCCGTAGCGAACTGGACCGTCTGACCGGGATCCTCGACGAGCTCCAAATCCCGCGGCTTTCCGAGAGCGAGATTGCGTCGCTTGGCAGCCTCTCCTGGGAAACGTACCGGTCCGTCCGGGAGTTCGCGGACCGGATTTCGCCCGGTGCCCGGTGTTATGTTCATGGTCTTCCGGACCATGGCACGCTGGTTCATTTCCGGCTAAATCCGGTTTTGCTGGCCGAAACCGTCAAAGCGGACGAGCCGGGGCTGATTCGGGATCTCAGCAGATTGCCCGTGGTTCACCTATCCGCACAGAATAACAGCCTTCTTCCCGATTTTATCACCTGTAAAGAGCATTTGCCCGGAATAATAAATGATTTAAATACATTGTGCGTAAAAATCATACGTAATAAAGAGATCACTGCAACGGAGAATGATCATTTGATCATATCTAAGGTACGGTTCGATCCCCAAAAAGCGCGCGAAATGGGAATTGTGCCCGGACCTTTTTACAAACAACTGGCCTCCGGCCAGGCTGTTGAGATCGATGGCAGGACAATCACTCCTGACATCGTATCTTCCTGCAGTGAATTAAGAATCCACATCCCGGGGTTGGAGAAGTTTTCATGA
- the glp gene encoding gephyrin-like molybdotransferase Glp: MSVFFSVVQVKDAITTIRSLATRPAQEQVPLDEALHRVLADDIRSDVDIPGFTRSVVDGYAVRAADTTGAGDSVPAIFSLAGRISMGAAADHPISTGECMYVPTGGIIPEGADGAVMVEYTEAIGDEVLVKRAVAPGENILLFNEDFSQGGIVLPQGRRLSAQDIGVLAAAGCTTVPVYRKPRVAVISTGNELVPVGKKPAPGQVRDVNSYVVASFVRDQGCIPVPYGIVRDDRETLRSAIIKAAGECDAVLISGGSSKDDRDMVASVIAEKGEVLVHGIAIAPGKPTIIGRAGTTPVIGLPGHPASAFIVLVAIVRFLLIDMAGVTGPVPVPVIDAVLSENIPSTRGREDYIRVAVKDGVATPLFGKSGLLNTLVKSTGIVRVPAGSEGLETGTQVQVILW; the protein is encoded by the coding sequence ATGAGTGTGTTCTTCAGTGTCGTGCAGGTTAAGGACGCGATAACAACAATCCGCAGCCTCGCAACCAGACCTGCACAGGAACAGGTTCCTTTAGACGAGGCGCTCCATCGCGTGCTTGCTGACGATATCAGGTCCGATGTGGATATTCCCGGGTTCACGCGATCGGTCGTGGATGGCTACGCGGTCCGGGCAGCGGACACCACAGGGGCGGGAGATTCGGTTCCGGCAATCTTCTCGCTCGCGGGAAGGATTTCGATGGGAGCCGCTGCAGATCATCCCATTTCAACTGGCGAGTGCATGTATGTCCCGACCGGGGGTATCATTCCGGAAGGCGCCGACGGGGCGGTCATGGTCGAATACACCGAGGCCATAGGAGATGAGGTCCTGGTCAAACGGGCAGTTGCGCCGGGGGAAAATATCCTCCTCTTCAACGAGGATTTTTCCCAGGGGGGGATCGTTCTCCCGCAGGGCCGCCGGCTCTCTGCCCAGGATATCGGGGTTCTGGCTGCTGCGGGGTGCACAACCGTCCCGGTCTATAGGAAACCCCGTGTTGCCGTCATATCGACCGGCAACGAGCTGGTGCCGGTTGGAAAAAAACCCGCACCGGGGCAGGTGCGGGACGTCAACTCCTATGTCGTCGCCTCGTTTGTCCGGGACCAGGGCTGCATCCCGGTCCCGTACGGGATCGTTAGGGATGATCGTGAGACCCTCCGTTCGGCAATAATAAAAGCCGCCGGTGAGTGCGACGCGGTCCTCATCTCAGGAGGCAGTTCCAAGGACGACCGCGACATGGTGGCGTCCGTTATTGCCGAAAAAGGCGAAGTACTTGTCCACGGTATCGCCATCGCGCCTGGCAAGCCTACCATTATCGGCAGGGCAGGCACAACGCCCGTAATCGGGCTGCCCGGCCACCCGGCTTCCGCGTTCATCGTGCTCGTGGCCATTGTCCGGTTCCTGCTGATCGACATGGCGGGAGTGACCGGTCCCGTACCGGTGCCCGTCATCGATGCAGTACTCAGCGAGAACATCCCCTCCACAAGGGGCCGCGAGGACTATATCCGGGTTGCTGTGAAGGATGGTGTGGCAACCCCGCTCTTTGGCAAGTCCGGCCTCCTGAACACGCTGGTGAAGAGCACCGGGATTGTCCGGGTCCCTGCCGGAAGCGAGGGGCTCGAGACCGGGACCCAAGTTCAGGTTATCCTGTGGTAA
- a CDS encoding flavodoxin family protein codes for MKVIAFNGSPNKDGNTSRLLRHALDAIEKEGIKTELIQIGGKKVFPCTACFKCFESHDCQCVQDGDMVNECITKMIEADGIIIGTPTYFAGVTPEIKAFMDRAFFVAKANGDVLRQKVGAGVAAERRSGAVCAVDTINHYFGISGMFATGSRYWNNAKGLQPGDVEKDEEGIDTMKQLGENIAWFIKKTHGS; via the coding sequence ATGAAAGTAATCGCATTCAACGGGAGCCCCAACAAGGACGGCAACACGTCCCGCCTTCTCCGGCACGCACTGGACGCTATTGAGAAGGAGGGCATCAAGACTGAACTGATCCAGATCGGTGGGAAGAAAGTATTTCCCTGCACGGCCTGCTTTAAATGTTTCGAGAGCCACGACTGCCAGTGCGTGCAGGATGGCGACATGGTGAACGAGTGCATAACCAAGATGATCGAGGCCGACGGGATCATCATCGGGACACCAACGTATTTTGCCGGCGTAACCCCGGAGATCAAGGCATTCATGGACCGGGCGTTCTTTGTGGCAAAGGCAAACGGGGACGTGTTGCGGCAGAAAGTGGGTGCGGGCGTAGCAGCCGAGCGCCGGTCGGGCGCGGTCTGCGCTGTTGACACCATCAACCACTACTTTGGCATCAGCGGGATGTTTGCCACCGGTTCGCGCTACTGGAACAATGCCAAGGGTCTCCAGCCCGGCGATGTCGAGAAGGACGAGGAGGGTATCGACACGATGAAGCAGCTGGGCGAGAACATTGCGTGGTTCATCAAGAAGACCCACGGCAGCTGA
- a CDS encoding Xaa-Pro peptidase family protein: protein MQAIVPESELRARTQKFREQMDRTNPGWELAIVTSRVNLYYFTGTIQDGILIFPRNGESVFWVRRSYSRAMDESRFMDIRPMQSYRTAAEALCTLPKTIHGETEHLSLATCQRLRKHFSFDHVEGIDGVIGRIRSVKSPYELNLMERAGSIHRTVLEERVPGILREGMSEAEFSAELYSVMMSEGHHGLVRFGMLDVVIAHGLANFGESSIYPTFLDSPGGNAGLPAVPLMGSRERKLAKGDLVFCDIGCGYHGYHTDKTMTYVFAGTLPDETVRIHEQCVDILNEVVRLLKPGAIPSEIYQEVTGKLTPVFLENFMGFGNRKVHFLGHGIGLEIAENPVIAKGFDEPLEEGMVFAIEPKKGIPGIGMVGTENTYLVTQAGGKSITGNHPGLMPVG, encoded by the coding sequence ATGCAGGCAATAGTCCCGGAGAGTGAGCTCAGGGCAAGAACACAAAAATTCCGGGAGCAGATGGACAGAACAAACCCCGGCTGGGAACTGGCCATTGTCACAAGCCGGGTCAACCTCTACTATTTCACCGGCACGATCCAGGACGGGATCCTGATCTTTCCACGGAACGGAGAGTCCGTTTTCTGGGTGCGCCGGAGTTATTCCAGGGCCATGGATGAATCCCGGTTCATGGACATCCGGCCCATGCAGAGTTACCGGACTGCCGCGGAGGCGCTCTGCACCCTCCCCAAAACCATCCACGGGGAGACAGAGCACCTCAGCCTCGCCACCTGCCAGCGGCTCCGGAAGCACTTCTCATTTGACCATGTGGAGGGGATCGACGGGGTCATCGGCCGGATCCGGTCGGTCAAGAGCCCGTACGAACTGAACCTGATGGAGCGGGCCGGCTCCATCCACAGAACCGTGCTTGAAGAGCGCGTTCCCGGGATCCTCCGGGAAGGGATGAGTGAGGCCGAATTCTCAGCCGAACTCTACTCGGTGATGATGAGCGAGGGTCACCACGGCCTCGTCCGCTTCGGCATGCTGGACGTGGTGATCGCCCACGGCCTTGCCAATTTCGGCGAGAGCTCGATCTACCCGACATTTCTCGACAGCCCCGGGGGCAATGCCGGTCTTCCGGCCGTCCCGCTGATGGGGAGCCGGGAGCGCAAGCTCGCAAAAGGCGATCTGGTCTTCTGCGATATCGGCTGCGGGTACCATGGGTACCACACCGACAAGACCATGACCTATGTCTTTGCCGGCACCCTGCCGGACGAAACCGTCCGGATCCACGAACAGTGTGTCGATATCCTTAATGAGGTCGTCCGCCTCCTGAAACCCGGCGCGATCCCCTCGGAGATCTACCAGGAGGTGACCGGAAAACTCACACCAGTGTTCCTTGAAAATTTCATGGGATTCGGGAACCGGAAGGTGCACTTCCTCGGCCACGGGATCGGCCTTGAGATAGCCGAGAACCCGGTGATTGCCAAAGGATTCGATGAGCCCCTGGAAGAAGGAATGGTCTTTGCCATCGAACCCAAGAAAGGGATCCCGGGTATCGGGATGGTGGGTACCGAGAACACGTACCTGGTCACCCAGGCGGGCGGAAAGAGCATCACCGGCAACCACCCGGGCCTGATGCCGGTCGGGTAA
- a CDS encoding DJ-1/PfpI family protein yields the protein MRDIITILYNGFETLDVFGPIEVFGRLPEKFNPLFFSLDGGIIRSSQNVPVMTRPLSGLRSSGYILFIPGGEGAREVVGNTEFISALRSLVPDAAFVLTVCTGSIILSRTGILDGRRATSNKRVFAWTRTAPSVNWIKRARWVKDGTIYTSSGVSAGTDMALGFIADQIGMAQAEQVAREIEYTWSNDSGNDPFAELYP from the coding sequence ATGAGAGACATTATCACCATCCTGTACAATGGTTTTGAGACGCTCGATGTCTTCGGCCCCATTGAGGTCTTCGGCAGGCTACCGGAGAAATTTAACCCGCTCTTCTTTTCGCTTGACGGAGGCATCATCCGAAGCAGCCAGAATGTTCCCGTGATGACCCGGCCACTCTCCGGGCTGAGATCATCCGGCTATATCCTGTTCATCCCCGGCGGCGAAGGGGCACGGGAAGTCGTCGGCAATACGGAGTTCATCTCCGCACTCCGGTCCCTTGTTCCAGATGCCGCATTCGTTCTCACCGTCTGCACCGGCTCAATAATCCTCTCCCGGACCGGGATCCTGGATGGCAGGAGGGCGACATCGAACAAGCGGGTCTTTGCCTGGACCCGGACTGCTCCCTCCGTGAACTGGATAAAGAGAGCCCGGTGGGTCAAGGACGGGACGATCTACACCAGTTCCGGTGTCAGTGCCGGGACGGATATGGCTCTCGGGTTCATCGCTGACCAGATCGGGATGGCTCAGGCTGAACAGGTTGCAAGGGAGATCGAATACACATGGAGCAATGATTCCGGCAACGACCCGTTCGCTGAACTCTACCCATGA
- a CDS encoding TIGR00725 family protein yields MGQIAVIGAAGATEDEYRMALAVGRLIAEEHEILVCGGHGGVMEAACRGAHEIGGLAVGIVPDIGNGNGYLGIVIRTGLGHSRNVLVAQSADAVIAVGGSYGTLSEIAVALKWNIPVFGLKTWDIPGVIACISPEDAVTRAVAAARQSRLYITPREGSGAH; encoded by the coding sequence ATGGGCCAGATAGCAGTGATCGGGGCTGCCGGGGCGACCGAGGACGAATACCGTATGGCCCTTGCCGTCGGCCGGCTCATTGCAGAAGAGCACGAGATCCTTGTCTGCGGGGGTCATGGCGGGGTGATGGAAGCGGCATGCCGGGGTGCGCACGAGATCGGGGGTCTTGCGGTGGGGATAGTCCCCGATATCGGCAACGGGAACGGGTATCTCGGCATTGTAATCCGGACCGGTCTCGGCCATTCCCGGAATGTGCTTGTTGCCCAGTCAGCGGACGCCGTGATTGCCGTGGGCGGAAGCTATGGCACGCTCTCAGAGATTGCGGTGGCGCTCAAATGGAATATCCCGGTCTTCGGGTTGAAAACCTGGGATATCCCCGGCGTTATTGCCTGTATCTCTCCTGAGGATGCCGTAACCAGGGCCGTAGCGGCTGCCCGCCAGTCCCGGCTGTACATAACTCCCCGGGAAGGATCCGGCGCTCATTAA
- a CDS encoding transcription elongation factor Spt5, translated as MTQPTPPAPAAPSVPAVPEVFTNRIFAIKTTSKQERTVADNILKAIDTKATDVKVTSIIVPNELQGYVLVETPEKMNRIEQLVELIAHARSVVKGETSLAEVGHFLIPKPVVSGIEEGTIVELIAGPFKGEKAVVKRVDSGKEEITVELYESVVPIPITVRGDNVRVVEKYSDQK; from the coding sequence ATGACTCAGCCAACCCCCCCAGCACCAGCAGCACCCTCCGTCCCCGCAGTACCGGAGGTCTTCACCAACCGGATCTTTGCGATCAAGACCACGTCCAAGCAGGAGCGGACGGTAGCCGATAACATCCTCAAGGCCATCGACACCAAGGCAACGGATGTCAAGGTTACCTCTATCATCGTCCCGAACGAACTGCAGGGCTACGTGCTTGTCGAGACTCCCGAGAAGATGAACCGGATCGAGCAGCTGGTGGAGCTGATCGCCCATGCCCGGTCCGTGGTGAAAGGCGAGACGAGCCTTGCGGAAGTGGGCCACTTCCTCATCCCGAAGCCGGTTGTGTCCGGAATCGAGGAAGGGACCATCGTTGAACTGATCGCCGGTCCTTTCAAGGGCGAAAAAGCCGTTGTCAAGCGCGTTGACTCCGGCAAGGAAGAGATCACTGTGGAACTTTACGAGAGCGTGGTTCCCATCCCGATCACGGTCCGCGGCGACAATGTCCGCGTTGTTGAGAAATATTCCGACCAGAAATAA
- a CDS encoding protein translocase SEC61 complex subunit gamma — protein sequence MEISKPDFKTDVIHEELFRKYLRVLKLARTPTREEFTKIATVAAAGVLLVGLIGFVIYMFFDHKQLFGF from the coding sequence ATGGAAATTTCAAAGCCTGATTTCAAAACGGACGTCATCCATGAGGAGTTATTTCGTAAATACCTCCGTGTCTTAAAACTCGCGCGCACACCCACCCGGGAAGAGTTCACCAAAATCGCAACGGTAGCAGCAGCCGGTGTCCTCCTTGTAGGCCTGATAGGATTTGTCATCTACATGTTCTTCGACCACAAGCAGCTCTTCGGATTCTGA
- a CDS encoding ATP-binding protein, whose translation MIEPPMVSLDLVRSVIQNFTIIATLILLYHFIPDSLLSRSKLAYPIGVGIVFGLAAAISIPAFWGGGSTGSVIGFNIILIPLAGFIAGPVSAAVVAIVLMLGSLASNGSLTSTDLLTIMNGILLGALIFQGRSWKRFPRSYHAQLALLGAGVALILMISSILFPILQDQPGLTSPELLIIELFPFFVISVGGTVLLGAIIGFIDRKKQAERELRAYRDHLEGLVGERTAELKRANALQKATLESTADGIVVTDREGIIRAYNRKCARILKLPDHLPKDEQGGGQFADRLSEFVRDPELCLRQITSIPESSEQMVTTSLEFRNGRVYELYVQPQKIGEQMVGRVWSLHDVTDKRLAEDAIRSANNKLNLLADITRHDILNQLTALTAYLELVQGENRDPLAAGHLKAMEKSLEIIRLQLEFTRDYQNLGLKKPVWQSVAEVFTRATESFEETAVSFYNDTGTVEIFADPLTGEAFYNLIDNSLRHNEIISQIRLSLKREEPDLVILYEDDGAGVLPEEKEKIFLRGFGKHTGLGMFLIKEILLITGITIRETGIHGTGARFEIRVPEGRFRFPE comes from the coding sequence ATGATAGAACCACCGATGGTATCGCTGGACCTTGTGCGGTCAGTTATCCAGAATTTCACCATCATCGCAACCCTCATCCTGCTCTATCATTTCATCCCGGATTCCCTCCTGTCGCGATCGAAACTGGCATATCCCATAGGGGTCGGGATCGTGTTTGGCCTTGCCGCAGCCATCAGCATCCCTGCATTCTGGGGCGGGGGGTCAACAGGATCAGTTATCGGGTTCAATATCATTCTCATCCCGCTCGCGGGGTTCATAGCTGGCCCGGTCTCCGCCGCAGTAGTGGCCATTGTCCTCATGCTGGGGAGCCTTGCATCGAACGGCTCGCTCACTTCAACCGACCTCCTGACCATAATGAACGGAATCCTGCTTGGGGCACTCATTTTCCAGGGAAGGTCATGGAAACGCTTTCCCCGGTCCTACCATGCTCAACTTGCCCTCCTCGGGGCAGGTGTCGCGCTTATTCTGATGATCTCCTCGATCCTGTTCCCCATTTTGCAGGATCAGCCCGGCCTGACCTCTCCAGAACTGCTGATAATCGAACTTTTCCCGTTCTTTGTTATCAGCGTCGGAGGAACGGTTCTCCTTGGAGCCATTATCGGGTTTATTGACCGGAAGAAACAGGCCGAACGGGAGCTTCGTGCCTACCGCGATCACCTCGAAGGGCTGGTCGGGGAGAGAACCGCCGAGCTCAAACGAGCCAACGCTCTCCAGAAGGCAACCCTTGAATCAACGGCCGACGGGATTGTTGTTACGGACAGGGAGGGAATAATCAGGGCGTACAACCGGAAATGCGCACGTATTCTGAAACTGCCTGATCACCTGCCAAAAGACGAACAGGGGGGTGGACAATTCGCTGACCGGTTGAGCGAATTCGTCAGGGATCCGGAGTTGTGCCTCCGGCAGATTACATCAATCCCGGAATCCTCAGAACAGATGGTCACGACAAGTCTTGAGTTCAGGAACGGCAGGGTTTATGAACTGTATGTACAACCACAAAAAATCGGCGAGCAGATGGTTGGGCGGGTCTGGAGCCTCCACGATGTCACCGACAAGAGGCTGGCGGAAGATGCTATCCGTTCTGCCAACAACAAATTGAACCTGCTTGCAGACATCACCCGCCACGATATCCTCAACCAGCTCACGGCCCTTACGGCATATCTTGAACTGGTTCAGGGAGAGAACCGTGATCCCTTGGCTGCCGGGCACCTGAAGGCCATGGAAAAGAGCCTGGAAATCATCCGGCTCCAGCTGGAGTTCACCCGCGATTACCAGAACCTCGGCCTCAAGAAACCCGTATGGCAGAGCGTGGCGGAGGTCTTCACCCGTGCAACGGAGTCATTTGAGGAAACAGCTGTCTCGTTTTACAATGACACAGGCACGGTCGAGATCTTTGCAGATCCCCTGACAGGGGAGGCGTTCTACAACCTCATCGACAATTCCCTCAGGCACAATGAGATAATTTCGCAAATCCGGCTGTCGCTCAAAAGGGAGGAGCCAGACCTTGTCATTCTCTACGAGGACGATGGGGCAGGCGTTCTTCCGGAAGAGAAAGAGAAGATCTTTCTCCGGGGGTTCGGGAAGCATACCGGCCTTGGCATGTTTCTGATAAAAGAGATTCTCTTGATCACCGGTATTACCATCAGGGAGACCGGGATCCACGGGACAGGGGCCCGGTTCGAGATCCGTGTGCCCGAAGGCAGGTTCCGGTTCCCTGAATAG